AAGATGAAAAGCATGAGCGTGATAGTGAAATATACTCCATTTGGATCAGCCTACTAATCGTCATAGCGATTTGCATTTGCTTGATCCCCTACAATCAAGGTTTGCTTCAGGATTCCTACCGTCTCTATTTCTACACGCCAGATGGACAAGCCATTTTAGCGATTGCGGCGACTGTGTGGACTTTTTCGATCCTATTGGCTTTTATTTGGGGAAGGAGATATCGCTAATGCCAATGCTAATCATGTATACCTACCTTGGAATAGGCGCTCTATTTGTTTTTAGTGCAGCGTTTATGATCGGGAAATATTTGTTTCACAAGCAAAAGCCAAAGCTGTTTGTTTCTGGGATGTGGTGGGAAAAGTGGGAGCAAGCACTCAAGCCTGACGAAGACGACAAATGGGAACAGTTACTTTCACGAGCAGGAAGGCCTTTTGGATGGGGGAAGCCAGAGTGGGTGTTTCTGCAATTGTTGACTGGAAGTATGGTTTGCATCCTGGTTCTTATGTGGGTCGTTGTGAGTCGAGTGGAATCATTCCCACTTCTGTCGATGTGTCTGGCATCTGCAGGTAGTTACATGCTGCCTTACATGGGCTTGAAGACGTGGGCAAATCACAGGGAGGACATGCTGAGCACAGATATCGCCAGATTTATCAATCGCTATGTGACCCTTCTAGAAAATCAGGTGCCCATTTACAATGCCATGGTCAAGGCAGCAAGACCGACTAGAAAGCTAAAAGAGTATATCCCTACTTTATCTGAGTGGAACAGAGACCCTAACGAAGCACTTGAGAGCTTTAAACGCAAAATCGGTGTCGACGACGGAATTATCCTCGTATCAAGTATGCGTACAATTGAGACGCTGAGTGAGGGACAAGTAAGTGCAACTATGCAACGAATGGAATGGGCTGTCGATCACCGAAGAATGTTTCGTCATCGAAAAAAGATAAAGTCTTTAGGGATTGGCTACACGGTCATTGTCTACCCGGCATTTTACATGGGTTTATTGGTAGCTATGTTTCCTTGGTATAAGCTGCTTACAGAAATACTGGATAAATATTTGACCTGAGGAGGAGCAACTAATGACGAAGCTATTATCTATCATCATGTGCATCGTTTTCTCTTTAGGAATAATCGTTTCTAGCCTGTCTGAAATAAACACATCGGTAGTGAGGGAAGACGGACTGAGAGATCGAGCAGTTGGGTGGATCGATAAAGCCATACCCTAAATAAAATCACGAATGAGAAAAGGGGAAAATTGAGATGTCGAAAATGTTTTTTATATTTTTAGCATGCGTCATGGTGTTAGGAATTGGTGTTAGCAGTTACGGCAATGAATTAAGCCCTGCGGCAAACGATTCTGCCGAGAGCATTAACCAATCCATCACATCGCTGAACTATGATACTCGAAATGAAAATATCAACTTTAGGATGCAAAACGGCACATCCTATACGTCGTCTAAATGATGCTGCACATCCACGTACTTCTCATCATTTCGATTATGGTAGGGAGCTTGTGCGCGGTGCTTTGGAATCTCCAACCAGAGGAGCAGCTTAAACAGACACAACAGGAAAGGGTGTATCGGGCAGCGACAGTCATCTTCCACTAAAGAAGAGCTGGCGTTTCTAAAACGATGGTGAAAGCAAAAGTCTTTCTTATTTGTCTACTGGTCCTTCTATTGATCACTTCCGCACTGGGAGCTTACCACTTGTACGCAATGGAAAGGGCGATTGCCCGTGGAATCTATGCTGACTTACTGGATGATATGCAGGACATCGGGTATTTGGAGCCGACGTTAGCAGATTACTATCTTCTGAAAATGAAAGGATTGGGTTGGGAAGTGACAGTGGATACGTTTGCTGGGAGCTGGCCTCGAACCGAGGGCGAGCGAGCTCGTAAAGAGCGGCAGGAGGCGATTACCTTGTCGGTTACCATCCAGCCTTCAAAAGTGACCCAATGGCTGCACAAATTTGTGGAGGGGGATACATCCTTTTCCTTTACAGGAAGCCGTCCGTCCGAATACTTTGATCCAGGGTGGTAGTGAATGAATAAAATGATTAGCATTTTGGCTGTAATGGCGATTGTTTTGCCTTTGACGGTAGGGTTGCTTCTCACCGGTCCGCAAAATCTCTTTTCGGCATGCACGCAGTTTTTCGGTGATTTGCTCGCTGAAGTAACGCGTTTTGGTACAGGCTAATGGGGCAATTAATCGCTGTGATTCTGAACATTATGGTTATGCTACTCGTTCCATTAGGGCTTTTACAGGTACATACGGTTGTTCAGGCCAGGAACGAATTATTGGAAGTGAGCGCAGCCGCTACGAAATATGTCAGCAACCACGGGGGGACGAGTGAAGCCAACCTGCAACAAGAGGTTCGTGCATTGATCACTCGGGAGCTGAGGGAGAAAAAGCTTTCCATTCCAGATCAGGAGCTGTTTGTCAGTGTCACTCGCACTCGTTCACTCGATCCCGTTCTGTGGAGCCACGAAGATGAGTTTGTCGTGGAGCTGGCAATTCCATACCCCCGCTTTACCTCGTGGATTCCGATGCCAGCTGATTCCTTGCAAGTCCAAAGAATAGGTACAGTTAACATCATGGACTACGATTTGTAAAAGCTCCCGTTAGGAGGCTATCGTTACGGGTATAAATATCTTATCGATTTCTACGATGCTGTTCTTTTTGTTGGTAGGTATGTTTATTGTAGATGCAGACCTCGCCATGCAGAAAAAAACAGAAGTGAAGATACTCCTGGAGTTGTCTAATCATCACGCCACCTTTGCTGTTGATCCTGTGCTGAAAACAGAGGGGGTGATTGATCTGCTCGAAGAAGAGGCTCTTGAACGTTTTGATGACAGAATGCACGAGAATGGTGGCTACCGTCGAGAGCAGGCCATGTTCTTCCCTCAAGCAGACAGTGTAACCACTGATCCCATTCCTTTCTCCCGCTATTATGTGGATTTCCGTTCGTGGCGTAATGACCACCAATTACGCTTACAGTACAATGGGAAAACACTCGTGACAGAGCGAGCAACGAAAGGGCCAGCTCGTCCGGGAGGTGGAATGCTGCAGATTACCGTCGTAACTGAGCGTGGGGAGGAATTGCAGCTTGCACCGAAAACAATGGTGGGTCCATCACATGTCGTAGTTGCCTACATCGACGAGCGACCGTTTCTGCCGATGCTGCCGTCGCATTCGTTTCCGGTCGTATCTGTAGAAGAACTGAAAGATTAGTCAGACTTATTTACAAATTGCGAAATCTTCTGGTACTATGTAGGAAAGTGCTTACCCAGCTTGCGATTGTGAGGAAGTCGCTCTCCGAACATCCCGTTTGCCGGTCCGTTAAGCATAGTAAAAGTGGGGTTATTGATTTGTTTGATAAAGATACCATTTATATCGTAGGCGATGCACAGTCCTCTTCGAACAATCCGATTACACAGCAATTCAGTGCTTTTTTTATCGGATTGGTTGTCGATACTTCCAATGACAAGATCGTAGATGCAGCCTGTTCTTCCACGGTCCAACTGACGTCTGATTTTGCTCGGTCGATCTTTATCGGTCATTCGATTATGGCGTCGGAGGAAATTGGCGAAGAGATTCGCTTTCGGTATTTTGGATCTTCCCAAAAAACATTGATCGCAGCGTTTAAGGATGCGCAAAAGAAGTACAAACAAGCAGTTTCCACGAGAAATAAAGCCACAGTCACCAAATGAATACACCCGCTGCTTTATTTATTCGTATGCACGGCATACACGTAAGTAAAACCCAGCAAATGCCATGATCACGTGCATTTGCTGGGTTTTTTGCTTATTACGAGAGGTCAGTTTCTGATGAAAAGGAGGAGAGTCCTTGCTATCTTTTGTTTTCCGCAGATTTATCTCCATGATCGTGACGTTATGGCTCATCATTACCCTCACCTTTTTCTTGATGCATGCCGTTCCGGGATCTCCTTTTGAAAAAGAAGGAAAGGCATTAAACGAAGCAGTTGCTGCCAATCTCAATGCCTACTACAACCTGGATAAGCCACTACTCGTCCAATACGGGCTGTACTTGCAAAAGCTGGTGCAGTTTGACCTTGGGCCGTCGATTGCAAATAGCTCGGATACGGTCAACAAAATGATCGCCCGTGGATTCCCCGTTTCTTTTCAACTCGGTCTGATTTCTGTCGTCTTTGCGATTGTTACCGGTATTGCGCTTGGTGTGATCGCCGCGCTACGACATAACCGTCTCATTGATTACCTTGCCATGATTATTGCTGTTATCGGGATATCTGTTCCCAGCTTTGTTGTCGCCTCCCTATTAATCAAATATATGGCGGTCGAATGGAAGCTGTTGCCGACCGCAACGTGGGGGTCTTGGCAGCATGTGATTATGCCAGCGCTTGCATTGGCATTTGGTCCGATTGCGATTATCGCTCGTTTGACTCGTACCAACATGCTGGAAGTGTTGACCCAGGAATACATTGAAACAGCTCGTGCAAAAGGGCTGTCTCCGGCGACGATCGTGTTGAAGCACGCACTGCGTAATGCGATTTTGCCTGTCGTCACGCTTTTAGGCGCACTGATTGCCAACGTTTTAACAGGAAGCTTTGTGATCGAAAAAATATTTGCGATTCCTGGGATGGGGAAATATTTCGTAGCGGGAATTAATAACCGTGACTATTCCGTCATTATGGGAACGACTGTCTTCTACAGCGCACTTTTGATTTTCTTGATGTTTGTCGTCGATGTACTGTACGGCATCATTGATCCACGAATTAAGCTTCATCGAAAGGAGAGCGAAGGATGATCGTTTCTGATGATTTATTTATCCCCATGCGAAAAGACAACCTCAATGCGGAAGCGATTGTGCGACCTCAACTGACGTTTTGGCAAGAAGCTTGGCTTCGTCTGAGAGGAAACAAGCTGGCTTTGTTGGGGTTGGTAGTTATTATCTTGCTTGGGGTTATGGCTACGATTGGACCGATGATCTCTGGTCATGAATACGCCAAACAGTCGATTATTATGAAAAACAAACCGCCGTCGGATGCGAACTGGTTTGGTACTGATGATTTTGGCCGCGATGTGTTCACGCGTGTTTGGTATGGTGCGCGCATTTCCTTGTTTGTTGGTTTGACGGCAGCACTTATCGATTTTTTCATTGGTGTCTTGTATGGAGGAATTGCCGGATATTTGGGCGGGCGAATCGATAATATCATGATGCGCTTCGTGGACATTTTGTACGGCCTTCCTTATTTGTTAGTGGTGATTTTGCTAATGGTCGTCATGGGGCCCGGACTTTTAACCATTATTATCGCCTTAAGTGCGACCGGTTGGATCGGGATGGCCCGGACTGTGCGCGGTCAGGTCCTGCAAATGAAAAACTCAGAGTACGTACTGGCAGCAAAAACAATGGGGGCAAAGCCTTTCTACATCATTCGTAAACATCTGCTGCCCAACACAATTGGCATCATCATTGTATATGTCACGTTATCTGTTCCATCTGCGATTTTTTCAGAGGCGTTTCTGAGTTTTCTCGGTCTCGGTATTCAGGCGCCAATGGCTAGCTGGGGAGTGATGGCGAACGATGGACTCCCCACCATTTTGTCCGGTCATTGGTGGCGGCTCTTTTTCCCTGCTTTCCTCATCTCGCTGACGATGCTCGCGTTCAACGTGCTCGGTGATGGCTTACGCGATGCGTTCGATCCGAAGTCAAGGAGGTAGGCAACATGGATAAAACGGAAAAGCTGCTGGAGGTCAGTGGGCTTCGGGTCACATTCAAGACGCATGGCGGTGAAGTGAACGCTGTTCGGGACGTGAACTTTACTTTGAACAAAGGGGAGACACTGGCGATTGTTGGTGAATCCGGATGTGGGAAAAGTGTGACTGCAAGGAGCATCATGCGACTGATCCCGGAGCATATCGGAAAAATCGCGGGTGGAAGCATTCATTTTAAAGGGCAGGACCTGGCAAAGTTGCCGGAAAAGCAAATGCGCGAGCTGCGTGGGAAAGAAATCTCCATGATCTTTCAAGATGCGATGACATCCCTCAACCCGACTATCACCATTGGTGAGCAGATTGTGGAGGGAATCATTCGCCATCAAAAGGTCACCAGAAGTGAAGCTAGGAGACAAGCGATTGAAATTCTAACCTTGGTGGGGATCGCCACTCCAGAAAGTCGTCTAAAGCAGTACCTCCATCAGTTTAGTGGCGGAATGCGCCAACGGATCATGATTGCGATTGCGCTTGTCTGTAAGCCGTCCATTCTGATTGCGGATGAGCCTACAACAGCGTTGGATGTGACGATTCAGGCGCAAATCATTGAGCTGTTCAAAAGCATTCAGAAAAAGACGGGAGTCTCGATCATTATTATCACGCATGATTTGGGAGTTGTCGCCAAGATTGCGGATCGGGTCAACGTCATGTATGCCGGAAAAGTGGTAGAGTCCGGGCCTGTTCGCGACATTTTTTACAATCCGCAGCATCCGTACACCAAAGGCTTGCTGGCGTCGATGCCTCGTTTGGATGCCGATCGCTCCATACCGCTCAGCCCGATACCTGGAACACCCCCGGATTTGTTCAGCCCGCCAATTGGCTGTGCATTCGCTGCGCGCTGTGACTACGCGTTGGAAGTATGTCGGAATTACCAGCCAGCGGAGACACATGTTCATAGCAAACACGCGGTTTCCTGTTGGTTGCAGGACCCACGGGCGAAGAAGTTGTTAGCGTCGATGCAACCGCCAACGGGGACCTGATTCATAGCTGTCGAGGGCAGTGGTCAAGCCCGGCTTTGTTCGTGTAAAAGAGGGGTGTCGGCTGACGGCGCTATCCTTTTACGTCATACAAAAACAAAAAAATAAGGGGGAAGAAACAGTGGAAAAACTATCAACATTGTTGCTGACGGCTACGCTGGGGGTGTCCATGCTCATGGCTGGCTGTACATCGGGTCAACCAGCTGCATCAGGTGAGGCTGCACCAGGTAACACCGCGCAGCCAAATGCTCCGACGCCGGGCGATCAAGCAGCAAAGCTCCTGTTGCTGAATAATATCAAGGAACCGACGTCATTGGATCCGCCGATTGGCTTCGATGAGCCGTCCTATAACATTTTGAACAACTTGATGGAAGGCTTGACTCGCCTGGACGAAAATCAAAAGCCTCAACCAGCGGCTGCTTCCGAATGGACGGTCTCCGTGGATGGAAAAACCTACACCTTTACTCTGCGTGACAACAAATGGTCCAATGGTGAACCGGTAAAGGCTCAGGACTTCGAATTCGCGTGGAAACGCATGCTTGATCCTGCACTGGCCTCTCCAGCGGCATCCCTCGCGTATATTATTGAGGGAGCGGAGGCCTATAACAGTGGTAAAGGACCGGCGGATGGCGTAAAAGTAAAAGCGTTGGACGACAAAACACTAGAGGTCGTGCTCGCTCAACCAGCTTCCTGGACGCTCCTGTTGGCATCAAACCCGGCTTTCTTCCCTGTTCACAAAGCAACTGTAGAAAAAGATCCGAAATGGGCAGCAGAAGCAGCAAGCTTTGTCGGAAACGGGCCATTCAAGCTGACAGAATGGGCGCATGACAGTGAACTGAAAATAATGAAGAGCGATACGTACTGGGATGCAGCAAACGTAACGCTGTCTGGTGCTGTTTGGAAAATGATTGATGACGAGAATACCGAGTATCAAATGTTTACGAACGAAGAGCTGCACAGAACGACAACCGTTCCTGCAGACATGGCAGACCAATTGTTCAAAGATGGCAAAGTATTCGTGCGTGATGGAGCGGGTACAGAGTTCTATCGTTTCAACGTAACGAAGGAGCCATTTGATAACGCCAATATTCGTAAAGCCTTCAGCTTGGCGATTGACCGTAAGACACTGGTCGACCTTGTGCTGATGCGTCAACAAAAGCCGGGAACAGGCTTCGTTTCTTATGGTTTGCCTGATGCCAACGGTGAAGGACAATTCCGTGAGGTAGGCGGAGAATTGGTGAACTTCAACCCAGATGAAGCGAAGAAGCTCCTGGAACAAGGAATGAAAGAAAAAGGCTACACAAAGCTCCCAGAGGTTACACTCACGTACCGCAGCGGAACGGCTAACGAAAAAACGGCACAAGCCGCGCAAGAAATGTGGAAGCAGACGCTGGGCGTAGATGTGA
The window above is part of the Brevibacillus brevis NBRC 100599 genome. Proteins encoded here:
- a CDS encoding ABC transporter permease gives rise to the protein MLSFVFRRFISMIVTLWLIITLTFFLMHAVPGSPFEKEGKALNEAVAANLNAYYNLDKPLLVQYGLYLQKLVQFDLGPSIANSSDTVNKMIARGFPVSFQLGLISVVFAIVTGIALGVIAALRHNRLIDYLAMIIAVIGISVPSFVVASLLIKYMAVEWKLLPTATWGSWQHVIMPALALAFGPIAIIARLTRTNMLEVLTQEYIETARAKGLSPATIVLKHALRNAILPVVTLLGALIANVLTGSFVIEKIFAIPGMGKYFVAGINNRDYSVIMGTTVFYSALLIFLMFVVDVLYGIIDPRIKLHRKESEG
- a CDS encoding peptide ABC transporter substrate-binding protein, coding for MEKLSTLLLTATLGVSMLMAGCTSGQPAASGEAAPGNTAQPNAPTPGDQAAKLLLLNNIKEPTSLDPPIGFDEPSYNILNNLMEGLTRLDENQKPQPAAASEWTVSVDGKTYTFTLRDNKWSNGEPVKAQDFEFAWKRMLDPALASPAASLAYIIEGAEAYNSGKGPADGVKVKALDDKTLEVVLAQPASWTLLLASNPAFFPVHKATVEKDPKWAAEAASFVGNGPFKLTEWAHDSELKIMKSDTYWDAANVTLSGAVWKMIDDENTEYQMFTNEELHRTTTVPADMADQLFKDGKVFVRDGAGTEFYRFNVTKEPFDNANIRKAFSLAIDRKTLVDLVLMRQQKPGTGFVSYGLPDANGEGQFREVGGELVNFNPDEAKKLLEQGMKEKGYTKLPEVTLTYRSGTANEKTAQAAQEMWKQTLGVDVKLQKVEGKVLTDMQKQLQYQIARSSWLPDFGDAINFLDIFQSKAASNRTGWSNAQFDKLIQDAYKEPDDTKRLKLLHDAEKILVDEAPIAPLYFYNTSLLSSDKVSGVQSSSLSYTDLRKAVVK
- a CDS encoding ABC transporter permease, whose amino-acid sequence is MRKDNLNAEAIVRPQLTFWQEAWLRLRGNKLALLGLVVIILLGVMATIGPMISGHEYAKQSIIMKNKPPSDANWFGTDDFGRDVFTRVWYGARISLFVGLTAALIDFFIGVLYGGIAGYLGGRIDNIMMRFVDILYGLPYLLVVILLMVVMGPGLLTIIIALSATGWIGMARTVRGQVLQMKNSEYVLAAKTMGAKPFYIIRKHLLPNTIGIIIVYVTLSVPSAIFSEAFLSFLGLGIQAPMASWGVMANDGLPTILSGHWWRLFFPAFLISLTMLAFNVLGDGLRDAFDPKSRR
- a CDS encoding DUF3870 domain-containing protein, whose amino-acid sequence is MFDKDTIYIVGDAQSSSNNPITQQFSAFFIGLVVDTSNDKIVDAACSSTVQLTSDFARSIFIGHSIMASEEIGEEIRFRYFGSSQKTLIAAFKDAQKKYKQAVSTRNKATVTK
- a CDS encoding ABC transporter ATP-binding protein — protein: MDKTEKLLEVSGLRVTFKTHGGEVNAVRDVNFTLNKGETLAIVGESGCGKSVTARSIMRLIPEHIGKIAGGSIHFKGQDLAKLPEKQMRELRGKEISMIFQDAMTSLNPTITIGEQIVEGIIRHQKVTRSEARRQAIEILTLVGIATPESRLKQYLHQFSGGMRQRIMIAIALVCKPSILIADEPTTALDVTIQAQIIELFKSIQKKTGVSIIIITHDLGVVAKIADRVNVMYAGKVVESGPVRDIFYNPQHPYTKGLLASMPRLDADRSIPLSPIPGTPPDLFSPPIGCAFAARCDYALEVCRNYQPAETHVHSKHAVSCWLQDPRAKKLLASMQPPTGT